Proteins found in one Pseudomonadales bacterium genomic segment:
- the efp gene encoding elongation factor P has translation MASYSTNEFKSGLKVMLDGEPCSILENEYVKPGKGQAFNRVKLRNLNTGRVWERTFKSGEKLEGADVMDHSMEYSYTDGEFWYFMDPNTFEQAQADKAAVGDTVKWLKEQEKYEVTLFNDAPISVTPPNFIELEVTQTDPGLKGDTAQGGSKPATLSTGAVVQVPLFIVEGEMLKIDTRTGEYVSRAKS, from the coding sequence ATGGCATCTTACTCTACCAACGAATTTAAATCTGGGCTAAAAGTTATGCTCGATGGCGAGCCTTGCTCAATCTTGGAAAACGAGTACGTTAAGCCCGGTAAGGGACAGGCGTTTAATCGGGTTAAGCTGCGCAATCTTAACACAGGCCGGGTGTGGGAGCGCACGTTTAAATCGGGTGAGAAGCTTGAGGGTGCCGATGTTATGGACCACAGCATGGAATATTCTTACACCGATGGTGAGTTTTGGTATTTCATGGATCCGAACACTTTTGAGCAAGCACAGGCAGACAAAGCGGCGGTTGGTGATACGGTGAAATGGCTGAAAGAGCAGGAAAAATACGAGGTCACCTTGTTTAATGATGCGCCGATTTCAGTTACCCCGCCAAATTTTATCGAGCTTGAGGTCACGCAAACCGATCCAGGTTTGAAAGGCGATACAGCGCAGGGCGGCTCAAAGCCAGCGACCTTGTCAACCGGCGCGGTTGTGCAAGTACCGTTGTTTATTGTTGAAGGCGAAATGCTGAAAATTGACACGCGCACTGGCGAATACGTGTCGCGTGCCAAAAGCTAG
- a CDS encoding TetR/AcrR family transcriptional regulator, whose protein sequence is MNSKPILIKKPQQQRSKQKVEAIYAALTRILQQQSFARITTAEIALEAELSIGSLYDYFGNKESILIGYIDRQLSLSLQQIQQQAEQAQLSANIALQALLRGGIQFALQEQAAIRALCFTMPQYLSEIDLHRSKAKIEQISVTFAKAHRLHIPKAQQAALMFSLSNIVLGYQFRLAILEDSPFSEAQLVAQLEAIIAPLLFGAAP, encoded by the coding sequence TTGAATAGTAAACCGATCCTGATAAAAAAACCGCAGCAGCAGCGTTCAAAGCAAAAGGTCGAGGCAATTTATGCGGCACTGACTCGGATTTTGCAACAACAATCCTTTGCTCGCATCACCACGGCCGAAATTGCCCTAGAAGCCGAGCTTAGCATTGGCAGCTTATATGATTATTTTGGCAATAAAGAATCTATCTTGATTGGCTATATTGATCGCCAACTGTCGCTAAGCTTGCAACAGATTCAGCAACAGGCCGAGCAGGCTCAGCTTAGCGCCAATATTGCCCTGCAAGCGCTGTTGCGCGGCGGCATTCAATTTGCGCTTCAAGAGCAGGCGGCCATACGAGCACTGTGCTTTACTATGCCGCAGTACCTCAGTGAGATCGACCTACACCGCTCGAAAGCCAAAATTGAGCAAATCAGTGTGACGTTTGCCAAAGCCCATCGCTTGCATATTCCTAAAGCGCAGCAAGCGGCGCTGATGTTCAGCTTAAGCAATATTGTACTGGGCTATCAATTTCGTCTGGCGATTCTGGAAGATAGCCCGTTCAGTGAGGCGCAGCTTGTAGCACAGCTTGAGGCGATTATCGCGCCGCTATTATTTGGCGCGGCGCCCTAG
- the genX gene encoding EF-P lysine aminoacylase GenX — protein sequence MSLTLPQLLQHKAEFYQTIRQFFLQRQVLEVDTPLLASAAVTDLHIDPLTTSNSEYLQTSPEYAMKRLLSAGSGDIFQLAHAFRDEPSSAKHRAEFSLLEWYRLGFDQWALMEEVAELLELLLGVSAVKHLSYRQVFDQYLGIDPFTISDAELMHEARQHIEVQMGYAQRDDWLSLLMSHLIEPELGRDLPTFIYDYPPSQAALARVQVDEQGVPVAQRFELYYRGLELCNGYHELADAAQLSQRFALDNQQRLRYGKPELPLDQAFLQAMQRGLPECAGVAVGLDRLLMLSLNSDDIADTLPLXFC from the coding sequence ATGTCGCTAACGCTGCCCCAGCTGCTGCAGCATAAAGCAGAGTTTTATCAGACTATTCGACAATTCTTTTTGCAGCGGCAGGTGCTGGAAGTCGACACGCCGCTGTTGGCTTCGGCAGCGGTTACCGATCTGCATATAGATCCCTTAACCACTAGCAATAGTGAGTACTTACAAACTTCTCCAGAATATGCCATGAAGCGTCTGCTGAGTGCCGGCAGTGGGGACATTTTTCAGCTTGCGCATGCGTTTCGGGATGAGCCGTCCAGCGCTAAACATCGCGCTGAATTTTCGCTGTTGGAATGGTACCGGCTTGGTTTTGATCAATGGGCATTGATGGAAGAGGTGGCTGAGCTGCTGGAGCTATTGCTGGGGGTTAGCGCAGTAAAACACCTAAGCTATCGGCAGGTGTTTGATCAGTATTTGGGGATTGATCCTTTTACTATCAGCGATGCCGAATTAATGCACGAGGCCAGGCAGCATATTGAGGTGCAGATGGGCTATGCACAGCGTGATGATTGGCTGAGCTTATTAATGAGTCACCTAATCGAGCCGGAGCTGGGACGCGATTTACCGACCTTTATTTATGACTATCCGCCGTCACAGGCAGCCTTGGCGCGGGTGCAAGTTGACGAGCAGGGCGTGCCAGTGGCGCAGCGATTTGAGCTTTACTATCGCGGGCTGGAGCTGTGTAACGGTTATCATGAGCTTGCCGATGCTGCGCAGCTAAGCCAGCGTTTCGCACTGGATAACCAGCAGCGGCTTCGCTACGGCAAACCCGAATTGCCGCTGGATCAGGCATTTTTGCAAGCGATGCAGCGTGGCTTGCCGGAATGTGCAGGGGTGGCGGTGGGCCTTGATCGGCTGCTGATGTTAAGCCTGAATAGCGATGATATTGCTGACACCCTGCCATTGAGNTTCTGTTGA